The Devosia sp. MC521 genome segment ATCCTCGTCTGTGCCCGCGTCAGTAACGTGCAATCGCTTTACGATGATGCCGCCAAATGGATCAGTAAGAGCATAGAGACCGTCAGGTGATGGCCAGCGGTGGCGTGTGTCGACAACCACAACGTCCCCCTCGAGCAGAGTAGGGGACATGCTGTCGCCCTGGCACGGTACAAAGGTGATGTCGGTGGGCTTCACGTTCCCCATGCTTGCGAGGATCACTGGAGGCACCCGCCAGTAGTCGGAGATATCCTCGGCTGCGAACGTCATTCCTGACTTACCGCGCACTCCCTCGCTCACGACAGTAATGCCGCCAGCTCCCATACCTGCGGTCACATCAAGCTGAGGCGAAGCGCCATCAGGCACGCCACGTAGGCCCGTTTCGCTACCATGGGTCATCCCTTCGTCCTCGATGACGTCGGGCTGATCGGGGTCGAAGGTGCTAAAAGTCTTCCCGGAGCTTAAGGGCTCGCCATTTTGTCGAGACGCAGCTCTGCCATCTGGAAGCCAGTTAGTCATGCCCTCGAACCCTGGTGGGAGCTCGTTGAAATGCCGGGCTAGGGCCTCAATTTCATGTGGCTGCAGTCGGCGGCGTTTTTTCGGGTCGTCCGCCTCGGTTTCTTTGGAGCGGCCGAGCTGATCTTTCGACATGCCTGTAGCTTCTGCAGCTGCAGTTATCGCGCCATGCACTTCTAGCTTTTGTGACAGCCATAATTTGAGAGCGTGTTGTGGGTCAGCCATGCCGCTCACCATTCGCGAATTGCGCGAAAAAGGCTAACGCGATTATCGCGAATTCATCATTGACAATGTTCGCGATAATCGCGAATGTGTAGGCATGTCCGATGATCAACTTGACCCTGCTAAATCCGTTATCGCCAAAGCTGGCGGCGTCGATGCTGTTGTGTCGATGACTGGCAACCATATCAGCCGCGTCT includes the following:
- a CDS encoding S24 family peptidase; protein product: MADPQHALKLWLSQKLEVHGAITAAAEATGMSKDQLGRSKETEADDPKKRRRLQPHEIEALARHFNELPPGFEGMTNWLPDGRAASRQNGEPLSSGKTFSTFDPDQPDVIEDEGMTHGSETGLRGVPDGASPQLDVTAGMGAGGITVVSEGVRGKSGMTFAAEDISDYWRVPPVILASMGNVKPTDITFVPCQGDSMSPTLLEGDVVVVDTRHRWPSPDGLYALTDPFGGIIVKRLHVTDAGTDEDRVVMVVSDNAKHETRKVTINDLRIVGRVLRKFGIVG